Proteins from one Catenulispora sp. GP43 genomic window:
- a CDS encoding BTAD domain-containing putative transcriptional regulator, which translates to MHVAILGPVRVGTGAADPTPVAAAKQRVILATLALRPNHTVSTDFLTEALWPQAKPSSAKAAVLNYVARLRRTMGEASGRLRTASGGYLLDVRDPCELDHLHAAALESRARDALCGGGFEAGGQLADEGLALWRGDPLEDVPCERLQGDCRPALDALRLRLEETRLDALLCLGQFERALPLLSALIAAHPFLDTLHERRLVALYGAGRRTEALDAYRAVRARLREAVGSDPSPCLRLLHQLVLQEAPVSEVVAVWRADREVAHRGGKHLLPAPAAPSQLPPRPRLVVGRRTELAALTRLLAGPDEARDPRDARDASDAREAESVCRVGVLSGPAGVGKTTVALTWAHEAAAAFPDGRMYLDLNGFAADGRPLSTDAAVSALLDFLGVPPEEVPATPQGRAALYRSRVAARRVLLVIDNARDASQARPLLPAGAARALVTSRRCLTGLVALDGAEALTLEPLTAADSHELLARRLGPGRVSGRERAIEAIADRCGNLPLALAVAAARAVVLANVPLEALAAQLESNALNALNPGDDTSDVRNVLSWSYRQLPAAAARTLRFLGLHPGPEITVPAVAALADLPPSEAAPLVAELAAVNLLTETTLGRYTMHGLVRAFATELVEQDTTAEQRRAAQHRLLEYHLLWAVAGERSHTSLPTGIEPDRVPLPPGLAARPFTEERAGMAWLDQEQNVLMALVAHAAAAGFDSYAWRLAATQSCSLMLRGRWHDDARQARIGLAAAKRLGDPAAQARAYRQIGRALAFAGEYDTARFQFGRALRLYRSLGDVAGVCESERGLAAAHPRRRDHRAGQDHAAGGLGACSCACSDTIGTAAASATA; encoded by the coding sequence ATGCACGTGGCGATCCTGGGACCGGTGCGGGTCGGGACCGGTGCCGCGGACCCGACGCCGGTCGCCGCCGCCAAGCAGCGCGTCATCCTGGCCACCCTGGCGCTGCGCCCGAACCACACCGTCTCCACCGACTTCCTGACCGAAGCCCTGTGGCCGCAGGCGAAACCGTCGAGCGCCAAGGCCGCGGTGCTGAACTACGTCGCCCGGCTGCGCCGCACCATGGGAGAGGCGTCCGGGCGGCTCCGGACGGCGTCCGGCGGATATCTGCTGGACGTGCGTGATCCGTGCGAGCTCGACCACCTCCACGCCGCCGCCCTGGAGTCCCGGGCCCGAGACGCGTTGTGCGGCGGCGGTTTCGAGGCCGGCGGGCAGCTGGCCGACGAGGGGCTGGCGCTGTGGCGGGGCGACCCGCTGGAGGACGTACCCTGCGAGCGGCTCCAGGGCGACTGCCGTCCGGCGCTCGACGCGCTGCGTCTGCGTCTGGAGGAGACCCGCCTGGACGCGCTGCTGTGCCTGGGGCAGTTCGAGCGGGCCCTGCCGCTGCTCAGTGCCCTGATAGCCGCGCATCCGTTCCTCGACACGCTCCACGAGCGGCGTCTGGTCGCGTTGTACGGCGCCGGCCGGCGGACCGAGGCGCTGGACGCCTATCGCGCGGTCCGGGCCCGGCTGCGGGAGGCCGTCGGATCGGATCCGTCGCCGTGTCTGCGCTTGCTGCATCAGCTGGTGCTGCAGGAAGCGCCTGTGTCGGAAGTGGTCGCGGTGTGGCGCGCCGATCGGGAGGTGGCTCATCGCGGCGGCAAGCACCTGCTACCCGCCCCGGCCGCGCCCTCGCAGCTTCCGCCCCGACCGCGGCTGGTCGTCGGCCGGCGTACGGAACTGGCCGCGCTCACACGCCTGCTCGCCGGTCCCGACGAGGCCCGCGACCCCCGTGACGCCCGCGATGCCAGCGATGCCCGCGAAGCCGAGTCGGTCTGCCGGGTCGGAGTGCTGTCCGGCCCGGCCGGGGTCGGCAAGACCACCGTGGCGCTGACCTGGGCCCACGAGGCCGCCGCGGCCTTCCCCGACGGCCGGATGTACCTGGACCTCAACGGATTCGCCGCCGACGGCCGGCCGCTGTCCACCGACGCCGCCGTCAGCGCCCTGCTGGACTTCCTCGGCGTACCGCCCGAGGAGGTGCCCGCCACGCCGCAGGGCCGTGCGGCGCTGTACCGGAGCCGGGTCGCCGCCCGGCGGGTCCTGCTGGTCATCGACAACGCCCGCGACGCCTCCCAGGCCCGTCCCCTTCTGCCCGCCGGCGCCGCCCGCGCCCTGGTCACCAGCCGCCGGTGCCTGACCGGGCTGGTCGCGCTGGACGGCGCCGAGGCGCTCACGCTGGAGCCGCTGACGGCGGCCGACTCGCACGAGCTGCTGGCGCGCCGGCTGGGGCCGGGCCGGGTCTCGGGCCGGGAGCGCGCGATCGAGGCGATCGCCGACCGCTGCGGCAACCTGCCGTTGGCTCTGGCCGTCGCCGCCGCCCGGGCCGTGGTCCTGGCGAACGTCCCGCTGGAGGCGCTCGCCGCCCAGCTGGAGTCCAACGCGCTCAACGCGCTGAACCCCGGGGACGACACGAGCGACGTCCGCAACGTCCTGTCCTGGTCGTACCGGCAGCTGCCGGCGGCCGCGGCCCGGACGCTGCGCTTCCTCGGACTGCATCCGGGCCCTGAGATCACCGTGCCGGCGGTCGCGGCCCTGGCGGACCTCCCGCCGTCCGAGGCGGCGCCGCTGGTCGCCGAGCTGGCCGCGGTGAACCTGCTGACCGAGACGACCCTGGGCCGCTACACGATGCACGGCCTGGTGCGCGCCTTCGCCACCGAGCTCGTCGAGCAGGACACCACCGCCGAGCAGCGCCGCGCGGCCCAGCACCGGTTGCTCGAATACCACCTGCTGTGGGCCGTGGCCGGGGAGCGTAGCCACACCTCGCTGCCGACCGGGATCGAGCCCGACCGCGTACCGCTGCCGCCGGGCCTGGCGGCGCGGCCCTTCACCGAGGAGCGCGCGGGCATGGCGTGGCTGGACCAGGAGCAGAACGTCCTGATGGCGCTGGTGGCGCACGCCGCGGCGGCCGGCTTCGATTCCTACGCCTGGCGCCTGGCGGCGACCCAGTCGTGCAGCCTCATGCTGCGCGGCCGCTGGCACGACGACGCCCGCCAGGCCCGGATCGGCCTGGCTGCGGCCAAGCGGCTCGGCGACCCGGCGGCCCAGGCGCGCGCCTATCGGCAGATCGGGCGCGCCCTGGCGTTCGCCGGCGAGTACGACACCGCGCGTTTCCAATTCGGGCGCGCCCTGCGGCTGTACCGGTCCCTCGGCGACGTCGCAGGCGTCTGCGAATCCGAGCGCGGCCTGGCCGCAGCGCACCCCCGTCGGCGGGATCACCGGGCCGGGCAGGACCATGCCGCCGGCGGACTCGGGGCCTGCTCCTGCGCCTGCTCGGACACCATCGGGACCGCGGCGGCGTCCGCCACGGCCTGA
- a CDS encoding FAD-binding oxidoreductase has translation MTVIGDPEDERATPAAGITGTVLVPGDDEYAAQTALFNLHLPLTPDIVVIPADAADVQAAVRYAADRKMPIAVKNSGHQVVLPAEGGLLINTHLMRGVAVDPERRTARVEAGTRWHEVLEATEPHGLAPIPGSAPHIGVVGYTLGGGLSPVFGRSKGYAADHVVSLDVVTADGELRKAAADSEPDLFWAVRGCKGNFGVVTAIEIELFPVTRVYGGGVYFPGEHTAEILHAWRSWVATLPEEATSSVAVLRLPDLPQLPEPLRGAFVLHLRFAHLGSAQDGERLLAPMRAIAPALIDAVADMPITGIGAIHSDPVDPAPYWDRVTTLRDLPAEALDALIAAVGPDSGCGLTSVEIRHLGGALSREAAVPNAVPSREARFTVFGIGIGPAQFEAGLTAQLENFVDVLKPWSTPHLIPNFLSPWEATTPEAVREIYGAAKYERLLEVKATYDPENLFRVNHNVRAL, from the coding sequence ATGACCGTCATCGGCGACCCCGAGGATGAGCGCGCGACACCAGCGGCCGGCATCACCGGAACAGTCCTAGTGCCGGGAGACGACGAATACGCGGCGCAGACCGCGCTGTTCAACCTCCACCTCCCACTGACCCCGGACATCGTGGTGATCCCGGCCGACGCCGCGGACGTGCAGGCCGCCGTCCGGTACGCGGCCGACCGGAAGATGCCCATCGCGGTGAAGAACAGCGGCCACCAGGTCGTCCTGCCCGCCGAGGGCGGCCTGCTGATCAACACCCATCTCATGCGCGGCGTCGCCGTCGACCCGGAGCGCCGCACCGCCCGCGTCGAGGCCGGCACGCGCTGGCACGAGGTCCTCGAAGCGACCGAACCGCACGGCCTGGCGCCGATTCCCGGCTCCGCCCCGCACATCGGCGTCGTCGGCTACACCCTCGGCGGCGGGCTCAGCCCCGTCTTCGGCCGCAGCAAGGGATACGCGGCCGACCATGTCGTCTCCCTGGACGTCGTCACCGCCGACGGGGAGCTGCGCAAGGCCGCCGCGGACAGCGAACCGGACCTGTTCTGGGCCGTGCGCGGCTGCAAGGGCAACTTCGGCGTGGTCACCGCGATCGAGATCGAGCTGTTCCCCGTCACCCGCGTCTACGGCGGCGGCGTCTACTTCCCCGGCGAGCACACCGCCGAGATCCTGCACGCCTGGCGGTCCTGGGTGGCCACGCTGCCCGAGGAGGCCACCTCGTCGGTGGCCGTGCTGCGGCTGCCGGACCTGCCGCAGCTGCCCGAACCGCTGCGCGGGGCGTTCGTGCTGCACCTGCGGTTCGCCCACCTCGGCAGCGCGCAGGACGGGGAACGGCTGCTGGCGCCCATGCGCGCGATCGCACCGGCGCTGATCGACGCCGTGGCGGACATGCCGATCACCGGGATCGGCGCCATCCACAGCGATCCCGTCGACCCGGCGCCGTACTGGGACCGGGTGACGACCCTGCGGGACCTGCCCGCCGAGGCCCTCGACGCGCTGATCGCCGCGGTCGGGCCGGACTCCGGCTGCGGCCTCACGAGTGTGGAGATCCGGCACCTGGGCGGCGCACTGTCACGGGAGGCGGCGGTGCCGAACGCGGTGCCCAGCCGCGAGGCCCGGTTCACCGTCTTCGGGATCGGGATCGGGCCGGCGCAGTTCGAAGCCGGGCTCACCGCTCAGCTGGAGAACTTCGTCGACGTGCTCAAGCCCTGGTCCACTCCGCACCTCATCCCGAACTTCCTCTCGCCCTGGGAGGCGACCACCCCGGAAGCGGTGCGTGAGATCTACGGCGCGGCGAAGTACGAGCGGCTGCTCGAGGTGAAGGCGACGTACGACCCGGAAAACCTCTTCCGGGTCAACCACAACGTCCGCGCCCTCTGA
- a CDS encoding M24 family metallopeptidase, with the protein MLSVPTYSAAERDRRWEVARELMASEGLDALVAYGERECADLAPFAPDTYFTNDRPGSIVVFCRDADPVQLVWSTLPIQDHIEAMKRGDQLWIPPHDIRVGRNAAGVVEVLREHRLENATIGVLGLDPFPPFHILPIMPYALWSEVLAELPGATFKQVGMSYLFATIRQSEEELAVIRYSADAGEAMARAMLEATAPGVDEAEIFTAGMSAAFRRGCAAPQMLLWSGPGFISWGSPAWAYRPQSPRVVAEGDVVMAEAFCRFGMKETQTQVAIAVGDLHPDLEEAAVIARAAYEAGLAAAVVGNTFGDLAGAMLGVLKEAGAWNVHPMVHTLNPYGPVCGFGQGLRRVPEALEYGRLFELPTMGGELPLAPGMTFAFEPNAVVDGKAVNLGCTVVIGQDGPIELNPFTAQLLRA; encoded by the coding sequence ATGCTGTCCGTCCCCACGTACTCCGCGGCCGAGCGCGACCGGCGCTGGGAGGTGGCCAGGGAACTGATGGCCTCCGAGGGCCTCGACGCGCTGGTCGCCTACGGCGAGCGCGAATGCGCGGACCTCGCGCCCTTCGCCCCGGACACGTACTTCACCAACGACCGGCCCGGGTCGATCGTCGTCTTCTGCCGCGACGCCGACCCGGTGCAGCTGGTCTGGTCCACGCTGCCGATCCAGGACCACATCGAGGCGATGAAGCGCGGCGACCAGCTGTGGATCCCGCCGCACGACATCCGGGTCGGCCGGAACGCGGCCGGCGTCGTGGAGGTGCTGCGCGAACACCGGCTGGAGAACGCGACGATCGGCGTGCTCGGCCTGGACCCGTTCCCGCCGTTCCACATCCTGCCGATCATGCCGTACGCGCTGTGGTCCGAGGTCCTGGCCGAGCTGCCCGGCGCCACGTTCAAGCAAGTCGGCATGAGCTACCTGTTCGCGACCATCCGCCAGTCCGAGGAGGAGCTCGCGGTCATCCGCTACTCGGCCGACGCCGGGGAGGCGATGGCGCGCGCCATGCTGGAGGCCACGGCCCCCGGCGTCGACGAGGCCGAGATCTTCACCGCCGGCATGTCCGCCGCCTTCCGGCGTGGTTGTGCGGCCCCGCAGATGCTGCTGTGGTCCGGGCCCGGTTTCATCTCCTGGGGCTCCCCGGCTTGGGCGTACCGGCCGCAGAGCCCGCGGGTCGTCGCCGAGGGCGACGTCGTCATGGCCGAGGCGTTCTGCCGGTTCGGGATGAAGGAGACCCAGACCCAGGTCGCGATCGCGGTCGGCGATCTTCATCCGGACCTTGAGGAGGCCGCGGTCATCGCCCGCGCGGCGTACGAGGCGGGGCTGGCCGCGGCGGTCGTCGGCAACACGTTCGGGGACCTGGCCGGGGCGATGCTCGGAGTGCTCAAGGAAGCCGGCGCGTGGAACGTGCACCCGATGGTGCACACGCTCAACCCCTACGGACCGGTGTGCGGCTTCGGCCAGGGACTGCGCCGGGTGCCGGAGGCGCTGGAGTACGGGCGGCTGTTCGAGCTGCCGACGATGGGCGGCGAGCTGCCGCTGGCGCCCGGCATGACGTTCGCGTTCGAGCCGAACGCGGTGGTCGACGGCAAGGCGGTGAACCTGGGCTGCACTGTCGTCATCGGACAGGACGGCCCGATCGAGCTCAATCCGTTCACGGCACAGTTGCTGCGGGCCTGA